In Labrus mixtus chromosome 3, fLabMix1.1, whole genome shotgun sequence, a single window of DNA contains:
- the LOC132971912 gene encoding cocaine- and amphetamine-regulated transcript protein-like: MVSGRMLLLGASCWLLVILGSGERSVEGGAIETQEEKELIEALQEVLEKLKSQQLPPSEKKLCLLPACDAGEQCAVRKGSRFGKLCGCPAGTVCNFSVLKCL, translated from the exons ATGGTCAGCGGCAGGATGCTGCTCCTCGGCGCCTCCTGCTGGCTGCTGGTGATTTTAGGGAGCGGTGAGAGATCGGTGGAGGGGGGCGCCATCGAGActcaggaggagaaggagctg ATCgaagctctgcaggaagtcctGGAGAAGTTAAAGAGCCAACAGCTGCCGCCGTCAGAGAAGAAGCTGTGCCTGCTGCCTGCT tgtgatgcAGGGGAGCAGTGTGCGGTGCGTAAAGGTTCGAGGTTCGGGAAGCTGTGTGGATGTCCTGCAGGAACCGTCTGCAACTTCAGCGTCCTCAAATGTCTGTAG